Proteins encoded within one genomic window of Desulfobacterales bacterium:
- a CDS encoding site-specific integrase: MARDRGLVIGSYPGKKIKLPKTDNGRLRYLTHAEAEMVIARLAERNTDMHDMALMSIHTGARAREVFDLTWGCVDIDQETILLKDTKNGKNRHVYITKEVKRMFSNRKRGLRNERIFKNGRGEHVKETPQTFRTVINELGLNDDIDDPRQRIVFHTCRHTFGSWHAQRGTPPNVLKELMGHSTIKVTERYSHVSAAHLRLAMTGFEESARESRDCKVIKFKQI; the protein is encoded by the coding sequence ATGGCCCGTGATAGAGGGCTTGTTATCGGTTCCTACCCTGGGAAAAAAATCAAGCTTCCCAAGACCGATAACGGCCGATTGAGATATCTTACACATGCAGAAGCGGAAATGGTTATAGCCAGACTTGCAGAGCGAAACACTGACATGCATGATATGGCTTTGATGTCGATTCATACCGGGGCCAGAGCACGAGAGGTCTTTGATTTAACTTGGGGGTGTGTTGATATTGATCAAGAAACAATCCTCTTGAAAGATACAAAAAACGGAAAGAACCGACACGTCTACATAACCAAAGAGGTTAAAAGAATGTTCTCTAATCGTAAACGTGGCTTGAGAAATGAACGAATTTTTAAAAATGGCCGTGGTGAACACGTGAAGGAAACTCCCCAAACTTTTAGAACTGTCATAAATGAACTCGGCCTCAATGATGACATTGATGACCCACGTCAGAGAATTGTTTTCCATACATGCCGCCACACATTTGGGAGCTGGCACGCCCAGAGGGGAACCCCTCCCAATGTCCTTAAGGAGCTTATGGGACACTCAACGATTAAGGTCACTGAACGTTACTCCCATGTTTCGGCTGCCCACTTGCGACTTGCCATGACCGGTTTTGAAGAGTCCGCAAGAGAAAGCAGGGACTGCAAGGTGATAAAATTTAAGCAGATATGA
- a CDS encoding DUF3987 domain-containing protein, with amino-acid sequence MKLVNPDKRPGKNIPEPIQPGGLYTTDYTIEALFRDQPLNAGTMIINDEASVFFDGQNQYKSGGKGTDRQGMLKLYDGKRARKIRVKDTLTLEGSRINIAGGTQPSVFKRVFNGDGNIFNMVNELNLDMFAEMWSAPFVARKEVGKFSGGILNPRTLANADSLGAGPEGRIKIGNTVAYPTKSLVRYMKKRARLVPPKNNGGVRESNS; translated from the coding sequence ATGAAACTTGTCAATCCAGATAAGAGGCCGGGCAAAAACATTCCCGAACCCATCCAGCCGGGTGGACTTTACACAACGGATTACACAATTGAGGCCCTTTTCCGAGATCAGCCACTTAATGCGGGTACCATGATTATCAATGATGAGGCATCGGTTTTTTTTGATGGTCAAAATCAGTATAAATCTGGGGGCAAGGGCACAGACCGGCAGGGAATGTTAAAATTATATGATGGCAAACGGGCACGAAAAATAAGGGTCAAGGATACCCTTACCCTGGAAGGTTCCAGAATCAATATTGCAGGGGGAACACAGCCATCAGTATTTAAAAGAGTGTTCAATGGTGATGGGAATATTTTCAATATGGTTAACGAGCTTAATCTCGACATGTTCGCGGAAATGTGGTCTGCGCCATTTGTAGCGCGTAAGGAAGTCGGAAAATTCAGCGGTGGGATCCTCAACCCCCGGACATTGGCAAATGCAGACAGTCTTGGCGCCGGCCCAGAAGGCCGGATAAAAATCGGGAATACGGTTGCCTATCCGACGAAAAGTCTGGTCCGTTATATGAAAAAGCGCGCAAGACTTGTCCCTCCAAAAAATAATGGAGGCGTCCGTGAAAGTAACTCCTGA
- a CDS encoding DUF3987 domain-containing protein, producing the protein MKVTPDPAMIIAALDSSEIISSLRAAMLKNGISCQTEIIPDGELHRFKPEGRKNSDAWYCLHLDGIPAGSFGDWRAEQSFTWCAKSQSKMTQTECAEYTRHIEAQKQARDAEKKKIHGKARQEALKVWESAKPATADNPYLKRKQVQPHGVKVDEQGRLVVPARDANGTIHTIERITPDGVKRFLLGGAKQGNFFEIPGSTETVYIAEGFSTGATIHQATGHHTVCALDCGNLKPVAEVIREKHPNSKIILAADDDQWKPNNSGLTAARAAADAIGARMVSPKFKDISSKPTDFNDLAYLEGIDAVKKQLAEARHTIQPPIDLWSKNKGGGPFPVNAFPENIRAAILEYQAYGQQPLSLVACSALAALSLVCQGFADVGRDTALTGPLSLNLIILGVSGERKTASDKHFKTPISEWLELFRERSRAEVAESEAKHEAWAAKCKGLSESLKTATKAGKPTAKLEAEFKNLYQEKPQLKKMPEIFYGDTNPASLGADLSQGYPSASIWSDEAGSVVGGNGFQAETRLLFLSMLNKLWDGGGYRNSRRTTENIDIQGRRLSCSLMMQPAVIEELLSGQKGIARGIGMLARYLISYPISTIGQRPYKEPPDTWPMSKPFFRRIETLLNMPLPMDELGRLVLPILKLSTDAKQKWIKFHDAIEVELGPEGIFHEVPDFGAKIAENAARLSGLFHIFLHGATGSISSEVMESAARIALWFLRESKRVFGLIDQTQEERDAKTLLQWLIDREYQDKEIAPADLLRYGPNSLRKKQRRDGAVNLLRDNFWLIEFNETRTTYYRLNPEAGRCFNELS; encoded by the coding sequence GTGAAAGTAACTCCTGATCCAGCGATGATTATCGCAGCGCTCGACAGCAGCGAAATCATTTCCTCCTTACGGGCGGCGATGCTGAAAAACGGGATCAGCTGCCAAACTGAAATCATACCGGATGGCGAACTCCACAGGTTCAAGCCAGAGGGCCGCAAGAATTCTGATGCCTGGTATTGTCTTCACCTGGACGGAATCCCGGCGGGATCTTTCGGGGACTGGAGGGCCGAGCAGTCCTTTACCTGGTGCGCGAAATCCCAAAGTAAAATGACACAGACTGAATGTGCCGAGTACACCCGGCACATCGAAGCTCAGAAGCAAGCGCGGGATGCCGAGAAAAAAAAAATTCACGGAAAAGCCCGACAGGAAGCCTTGAAGGTCTGGGAATCAGCTAAGCCAGCAACAGCAGACAACCCATATCTGAAAAGAAAACAGGTTCAGCCTCATGGCGTCAAGGTCGATGAGCAAGGGCGGCTTGTGGTTCCCGCCAGGGATGCGAACGGCACCATTCACACAATAGAGAGGATCACGCCAGACGGTGTAAAGCGCTTCCTTCTTGGTGGTGCAAAGCAGGGAAATTTCTTTGAGATCCCGGGCAGCACCGAAACCGTTTACATCGCTGAAGGATTCTCAACCGGGGCCACTATCCACCAGGCAACAGGGCACCATACCGTTTGCGCTCTCGATTGCGGGAACCTGAAACCAGTTGCCGAGGTGATCCGGGAAAAACACCCTAATTCAAAGATTATTCTTGCAGCCGATGACGACCAATGGAAGCCAAACAATTCGGGACTGACAGCTGCACGAGCGGCGGCGGATGCTATTGGGGCGCGGATGGTAAGCCCGAAGTTCAAGGACATTTCCAGCAAGCCGACAGATTTCAATGATCTTGCTTACCTGGAGGGCATCGATGCCGTGAAAAAGCAGCTGGCAGAAGCACGCCATACGATCCAGCCGCCGATTGATTTATGGTCAAAAAATAAGGGCGGCGGGCCGTTTCCCGTGAATGCTTTCCCTGAAAATATCAGGGCCGCAATACTTGAGTACCAAGCTTATGGACAACAACCTTTATCCTTGGTCGCATGTTCTGCCTTGGCTGCCCTGTCGCTTGTGTGTCAGGGATTTGCAGATGTTGGGCGAGACACAGCATTAACAGGGCCGTTATCCCTAAATTTAATAATTCTTGGTGTGTCCGGGGAACGTAAAACGGCGAGTGACAAACACTTTAAAACACCTATTTCAGAATGGCTTGAGTTATTCCGGGAGCGCAGCCGGGCGGAAGTTGCCGAAAGCGAGGCCAAGCATGAAGCATGGGCCGCAAAGTGCAAGGGGCTATCTGAAAGTTTAAAGACAGCAACCAAGGCCGGGAAACCCACAGCCAAACTTGAGGCTGAATTTAAAAATTTATATCAAGAAAAACCTCAACTAAAAAAAATGCCTGAAATATTTTATGGGGATACTAACCCGGCGAGCCTGGGGGCCGACTTATCACAAGGCTATCCGAGCGCGTCGATATGGTCCGATGAGGCGGGTTCAGTTGTTGGCGGTAATGGTTTTCAAGCGGAAACCAGGCTGCTTTTCTTGTCGATGCTTAATAAATTATGGGACGGGGGTGGCTACCGAAACAGCCGAAGAACAACGGAAAACATTGATATCCAGGGGCGGCGGTTGTCCTGTTCGCTTATGATGCAGCCAGCAGTTATCGAAGAACTATTAAGCGGTCAAAAAGGTATTGCGCGCGGTATCGGCATGCTGGCGCGGTATCTAATCTCTTATCCCATTTCTACCATTGGGCAGCGACCATATAAAGAGCCACCGGATACATGGCCTATGAGCAAGCCTTTTTTTAGAAGGATTGAAACTCTATTGAATATGCCCTTACCCATGGATGAGTTGGGCCGTCTGGTTCTTCCAATTTTAAAGCTATCCACAGATGCAAAACAAAAATGGATTAAATTCCACGATGCCATTGAGGTTGAGCTAGGGCCGGAAGGTATCTTTCATGAGGTGCCGGACTTTGGGGCCAAAATAGCAGAGAATGCAGCGAGGCTGTCAGGACTCTTTCATATTTTTTTACACGGAGCCACCGGCAGCATATCATCAGAGGTTATGGAAAGCGCGGCCAGGATTGCGCTATGGTTTCTCAGAGAGTCGAAGCGGGTATTTGGCCTTATAGACCAGACCCAAGAAGAACGAGACGCCAAGACACTTCTGCAATGGTTAATTGATCGGGAATACCAAGACAAGGAAATAGCCCCGGCAGATTTACTGAGATACGGGCCTAACAGCCTACGGAAAAAACAGCGCAGGGATGGAGCTGTTAATCTCTTACGTGATAATTTTTGGTTAATTGAATTTAACGAAACCAGAACAACATACTACCGGCTGAACCCGGAAGCAGGGAGATGTTTCAATGAGCTATCTTGA
- a CDS encoding DEAD/DEAH box helicase, translating to MKIRISNHLELAEIPDSLPHAIREKLTLTNPKWIENDRRGFSNYQTPRLLRFYTALSHGGLIVPRGFGRQLVNLCRAYGVSPIYVDQRRVLSEVDFTFSAQLRPYQTTAVQDMLKHTQGVLSAPTGSGKTIMALKIIAERRQPCLIVVHTRELLNQWRDRIVSFLGVPKDEIGIIGGGKKKIGGRITVGLVQSLYKCAAEVSDRFGHVVVDECHRTPSRTFTECVTSFDCKYLTGLSATCYRRDKLSRLIFLSLGDICHKIEPGTLQKTGDVLRAEIVTRETDFRTDLNPSVEYSKMLSELCADAERNNLIASDVARETRKAEGVCLVLSDRKTHCETLQSILADDFRTPSTVLTGGLSTKKRAEIIKQLNAGNIKVLISTTSLLSEGFDCQSLTTLFMATPIRFSGRVIQCAGRVLRPAPGKTKARVFDYIDTNIGPLRASATARRYTYEKHGIQAA from the coding sequence ATGAAAATCAGAATTTCAAACCATTTAGAGTTGGCAGAGATTCCGGATTCCCTGCCCCACGCGATCCGGGAAAAGCTGACTCTTACAAATCCGAAATGGATCGAAAATGACCGGCGCGGGTTCAGCAACTATCAAACGCCGAGACTCCTCAGGTTTTACACAGCACTTTCCCATGGTGGCTTGATTGTTCCGAGAGGATTCGGCCGGCAGCTGGTTAATCTATGCCGAGCCTATGGCGTAAGTCCAATTTATGTGGATCAGCGGCGAGTCCTATCAGAGGTTGACTTCACCTTTTCAGCACAGCTCAGGCCGTACCAGACAACAGCAGTCCAAGATATGCTCAAACATACGCAAGGAGTTCTATCAGCACCGACGGGGAGCGGTAAAACGATCATGGCTCTGAAGATTATAGCGGAACGGAGGCAGCCCTGCTTGATAGTGGTACACACCCGGGAGCTTCTGAACCAATGGCGGGACCGGATTGTTTCTTTTCTTGGTGTCCCAAAAGACGAGATCGGGATCATCGGCGGCGGCAAGAAAAAGATCGGGGGCAGGATCACGGTGGGGCTTGTTCAATCATTATACAAATGTGCCGCTGAAGTATCCGATAGGTTCGGCCATGTGGTGGTGGATGAGTGCCACAGAACGCCGAGCCGGACGTTTACCGAATGCGTAACCTCCTTTGACTGTAAATATCTGACCGGGTTATCTGCTACCTGCTACCGACGGGACAAGCTCAGTCGTTTAATATTTTTATCCTTGGGCGATATATGCCACAAGATTGAGCCCGGGACGCTTCAGAAAACGGGCGATGTGTTACGGGCCGAGATCGTAACCCGGGAGACAGATTTTAGAACTGACCTGAATCCTTCAGTGGAATACAGCAAGATGTTATCGGAGCTTTGCGCGGATGCCGAAAGGAATAACCTGATTGCCTCTGATGTAGCGCGGGAGACGCGCAAAGCTGAAGGCGTGTGTCTTGTACTGTCCGACCGTAAAACGCATTGTGAAACGCTTCAATCTATTCTGGCGGATGATTTCCGCACACCGTCAACAGTTCTGACCGGGGGCCTGTCCACGAAGAAACGGGCAGAGATCATCAAACAGTTGAATGCAGGCAATATCAAGGTGTTGATAAGCACGACATCCCTATTATCTGAAGGTTTTGACTGTCAAAGCCTGACAACGCTTTTCATGGCGACCCCGATTCGATTTTCCGGGAGAGTCATCCAGTGTGCGGGGCGAGTCCTCAGACCGGCACCAGGCAAAACCAAGGCGCGGGTATTCGATTATATTGATACAAACATCGGGCCGCTTCGAGCATCGGCAACGGCACGGCGTTACACATACGAGAAACATGGTATTCAGGCAGCATGA
- a CDS encoding tyrosine-type recombinase/integrase translates to MAANRNGIKKGTKVRVEPVRKIQDIKSIGKLLKSEPRNLLLWVLGINNGLRCSDLVPLKVHQLKDLKAGEFFHITERKTGKQNILIVNKSVRKVLDFYLEQIKPDADDYIFSSRKGSHMSSQSTGRLIKGWTKAINLSGNYGSHTLRKTWAYQQRVKFHVPIEIITKRLNHSNPAVTMRYVGIEDKEVCDVLLNEIG, encoded by the coding sequence ATGGCAGCAAACAGGAATGGGATAAAAAAAGGAACAAAAGTCCGGGTTGAACCAGTCAGGAAAATTCAAGATATCAAATCAATCGGCAAACTATTAAAATCTGAACCACGTAATTTGTTGTTGTGGGTACTTGGTATCAATAACGGGTTGAGATGCTCCGATTTAGTACCACTCAAAGTTCACCAGTTGAAAGACCTGAAAGCCGGGGAGTTTTTCCATATTACGGAACGGAAGACCGGCAAGCAGAATATTCTCATTGTTAATAAATCAGTTCGGAAAGTCTTGGATTTTTATCTTGAGCAGATCAAACCGGATGCAGATGATTACATTTTCAGTTCACGGAAAGGCAGCCATATGTCCTCACAGTCCACAGGTAGATTGATTAAAGGCTGGACAAAGGCAATCAACCTGTCGGGCAATTATGGCAGCCATACCCTGCGTAAGACCTGGGCTTATCAGCAGCGGGTTAAATTTCATGTTCCGATTGAAATCATAACCAAACGGTTGAATCATAGTAACCCGGCAGTTACCATGCGTTATGTCGGCATTGAAGACAAAGAGGTGTGTGACGTGTTGTTAAATGAAATTGGGTAA